The genomic segment GTATTTTGTTTGCTCAGAAAATCCACTGCAGCATCTGCATCTGAAGCAAAATCAATAGTGGTAGCTAAATTTACCTCTCCTTTCGAACCGCCGATGCCACGATCATCGTACCGCAATACAGCAAAACCATTTTTGCTCAAGTGATCGGCCAGTATTTTAAAAGGGCGGTGCCCAAAAACTTCCGAATCTCTATTCTGCTGTCCGCTGCCATTGACCAAAACAACGGCCGGGAACGGCCCTCCTCCCTTTGGATAGGTCAGAGTCCCAGCGAGGGATGCATTTCCTTTGGGATTACGAAATGAGACTTGCTGCTCCAAATAGTCATAAGGAGGGAAAACGTCCTGTTTGCGGGACAGCCCACTCATTTCGTTCTCACTCCGAACTAATATCATCGCTGATTCAAAGCTCCCCTGCTTCATCACGCCTTTCATGACATCTTTGTCTCTGTCCAGGTATCCCGCATAAAAGAGTCTGATCGCTTTGACATCCATCCATATGGAATCTTTCTGCACTTTAATAGCGTCAATCGGAAAACGTTGTGCAGTCTGCATCGGGCTTTCAAATGTACCGATCCATCTATCATTGCTATCTTGCTCAAGATTAAAGACCAGCAATAATTTCTGTCCTGAGACCTCTACCTCCCCTTTCCACGACCCATCGAATGACTGTGCATTGCTACAGGAAAAGTGCAAGCAGATCAAAAATAAATAAAGAATCTTCTTCATATTTCTTTTTCAATCAAAATAAAAATATACCTATTTCCCATCATAAAATATAATGCCACAATAATAGTCAACATTCGAATCACCCGACAAAATGATTATCATGGCCCACCTGCCATACCGCTGTCGAAAGAGATTATTCGTTGTTACGATTGTCTAAATACTACTACTGTTGCTGGCAAGCTAAGCATGCTGCATGTCCCTGGTCACGGCATCAGGAGACGGGATGACAAGCTTTTACCAGATAGTCCGTAGCTTATAGTCAACAGCGTTATGAACACTAGCTAATACTTGAGTGTATTTATCAGCCTGGTGAGCCTCTTCGCGGCTAAATATAAGGTATATCTATTCAATGAAAGACACAATACTGTCAATGTATTTCAAAAATCATTGCTTAATGATATATTTGTAGCACTAAATAAAACATATGAGAAAAGTTTTGGGTTATATCCTATCAATTATATTTTGGTTCTGTTTTGGTCTGTCCCTGATTATATTTCATCCGATCCAATGGTTATG from the Sphingobacterium thalpophilum genome contains:
- a CDS encoding alpha/beta hydrolase family protein; translation: MKKILYLFLICLHFSCSNAQSFDGSWKGEVEVSGQKLLLVFNLEQDSNDRWIGTFESPMQTAQRFPIDAIKVQKDSIWMDVKAIRLFYAGYLDRDKDVMKGVMKQGSFESAMILVRSENEMSGLSRKQDVFPPYDYLEQQVSFRNPKGNASLAGTLTYPKGGGPFPAVVLVNGSGQQNRDSEVFGHRPFKILADHLSKNGFAVLRYDDRGIGGSKGEVNLATTIDFASDADAAVDFLSKQNTVKLGKIGIVGHSEGALIAEIVAAENDKVDYVALLSGPVIKGDSLLILQSYALGKASGLSESVLNENKISNRRIYNILLRDETPQELSGMLEKELVRQNRGNPLTSDMKIKLSPMLIPWFRTFLRIDPAYYLKQLRVPIFASFGGKDVQVPANENIYALQHLRLNTTDVTIKDYPNLNHLFQQAETGKIEEYFENSESFNEQLMDDLTHWLKLKAR